The genomic interval GCGTTTGAAGGCTGCGTGGCAGCTTCCCTGTTTGGCGGCGGTTCGGATGCAGCGTTCATGGAGCAGGTTTTGCAGGGCTGGGCCCATGAAGGTTTCTGGGAGGGCGAGCTCTGGCTGCCCCGTGACAATGGCACCTACTGCGCCGTGCAGCTGTCCTGGGTGGCACTGCGTGACGATGAGGGGCGTCTGGTACAGAGCATTGGTTTCATGCGCGACCTCACCCTTCAGCACGCAGCCCAGAAACGCATTGAAGAGTTGGCCTACAGTGATGTGCTCACGGGCTTGCCCAATCGCCTGCTGTTGTCGCAGCGGGTGGATACCGCCATTCAGGGGGCACGCCAAAGCGATACGGGTTTTGCGATCTTGTTCCTTGATCTCGACCGCTTCAAGATCATCAACGACTCCTTGGGTCACCCATTTGGGGACCGCGTCCTGCAGCTGGTGGCAGAGCGCCTGCAGGCCTGCCTGCGCCAGACGGACATGCTTTGCCGGCTCGGTGGGGATGAGTTCGTCATCTACCTGCATGGTGGAGATGCCGTAGTGGCCGAGAGCGTCGCTCGCCGCATTCTGGACGACATGCTCAAGCCGTTCACGCTCGACAGCATGGGCTTCTCCATCCAGTGCAGCATCGGCATGGCGCTCTACCCGCAGGACGGTGCCACGCTCGATGATCTGATCAAGCAGGCCGATACCGCCATGTACCGCGTGAAGGAGCGGGGGCGGGGGAGTTATGGCTTCTATCAGCCGCAGATGAATGCCAACCTTCTGTCGCGCATGCAGATGGAGCATGCCATGCGTCAGGCGCTGGGCAAGGGCCTTATGGCGGTGCACTACCAGCCTCAGGTGCACATGGCAACGGGGCGAATCACCGGCGCCGAGGCGCTCATCCGCTGGACCGATCCCGAGTTTGGCTCCGTGTCACCGGCGCACTTCATCCCGCTGGCGGAAGAGTCGGGATATATCGTCACGCTGGGTGCATGGGTCATGGAGCAGGCGGTACGCGAGGCCGCCATGTGGATGCACGGTGGCACGCCCATCATGATCTCTGTCAATGTGTCGGCGCTGGAGTTTCGGCAACCCGACTTTGTCGAACGGCTGACGCGCTTGCTGGCGGTGCACCAACTGCCTCCCACGCTGCTTGAACTGGAGCTCACGGAAACCATCCTGCTGCAGGACGCGCAGGAAATGGAGCAGCGCTTGCTGGCTCTGGCCGGTCTGGGCATTGGACTGGCCATTGACGATTTTGGTACTGGCTACTCCAGCCTCGCCTACCTTAAAAAATTGCCTATCCACAAACTCAAGATCGATCAGTCGTTTGTGCGGGGGCTCCCTGATGACGAAGGCGACCGGGCCATTGTGAGTGCGATCATCAGCATGGGCCGCGCGATGCACATTGAGGTGGTGGCGGAGGGCGTCGAGACCGAAACCCAGCAAGCGGTGCTGCTGCAGATGCAGTGCGACCACTACCAGGGGTTTCTGTGTGCGCCCGGGCTTCCGTCCGAGGAGTTTCGCGCCATGCTGGGCAAACCATTGCCCTTGAAAGCCCAGGGCAGGCGAAGCCCGGCGTAGTGCTGGCGGGTCGTGGCACCAGCCGCTGGCAACCGCACGGGCGGCCGCGCACCAGTCAGAGGGCTGCCACGCCCTTCCAGAGCATGTATGCCGCCAGACCGAACAGCAAGGACGCAAATACCCGCTTGAGCTGCTTCACCGGCAGGTTGTGCGCCGCCTTTGCACCCAGTGGCGCGGTCAGCACACTGCAGGTGGCGATCACCAGCAATGCTGGCAACCAGATATAGCCGACCGAGGCGGCGGGAAGACCGGTCACGTTCTGGCCGCCGATCACGTAGCCCACCACATTGGCCAGCGCGATCGGGAAACCTAGCGCTGCACTGGTGGCCACGGCGTTGTGGATGGCAACGTTGCACCAGGTCATGAAAGGCACACTCACAAAACCACCGCCCGCACCCACCAGTCCCGACAGGAATCCGATGACGCCACCTGCAGCAACCTGTCCGGCTCCGCCAGGCATCTGTCGCGCGGGCGCCGGTTTTTTATCCAGGAACATCTGCGTCGCCGAGAAGCTCACGAACAGTGCGAAGAAGATCGCCAGAAACGAGCCTTTGAGCAGCGAAAACACGCCCAGGCTGGCAATGAAGCCCCCCAGCACGATGCCTGGTGCCAGGCGCTTGACGATGTCCCAGCGCACCGCTCCGCGCTTGTGGTGGGCGCGCACGCTGGAGATGGATGTGAACATGATCGTCGCCATGGAAGTGGCGATGGCCATCTTCACGGCCAGATCGGGCGCCACTTGTTGCGCGCCGAGGATGTAGGTCAGGAACGGCACAAGCAGCATGCCGCCGCCAATGCCCAGCAGACCTGCCAGAAAACCTGTGGCAAGGCCCAGCACGCCGAGTTCAACGATCAGGAGGGGATCCAGCATGGGGTCAGAAAGAAAGGAAGGGGAGAACGCGGGAGTGCACTGGATGGGGCGCAGGGTGCGCACTGGACAGGCATCTGAAAATGGGTGTCTGCGAATGCCACCGGACCCTCATCCTGAACCGGGGGTTCAGGTGGGCGAGGGCAGCCAAGCGTTGGGTTCATCTGACGCGAGATGATCACGCTCACCGGGCAATGTACCAAGCCCGAGCTCGTTGAGCATTGGTTCAAGGAAATATAAGGCCCGACGGCTTCGCAGACACTCCCATTGTAGGCGCTGGCAACCTGCATTCCAGCCGTGGGGCATGTAAAGCCCGCCCCATCCGGCGTGAATATGGGCGGGCTAAATCAGGCGTCCGTCATCCCCGAGTGCCTGGTCCAGACGCTGAACCAGCCTCTGCAGATCCTCGTGTTCCTCGTCAGGCAGGAGCGCTGCCTGGTGTCCAGCCGGCGCTGGCGTCGCGCTGATGGCGCTGGCTGCCAGGTCGGCGGCCTCACGATCGGCGATTTCAAAGGCCAGGTTCAACGCTGCCAGCACTGCAATGCGTTCACGGGCGCGGACCTTGCCAGCGTCACGGATGCGCGTCATCGCGGTATCCACGCGCTCAACGGCGTCGAGGAGACGGCTCTCGTGGCCCTCGGGGCAGGTCAGCAGGTAGCTTTGCTGGAGGATCTGCACCTCGATTTGCTTCATTCGATTTCTTTCGTGACGGCGGGGGTCGCGGCGGGCAGGCGCTCCAGCAGGGCATCAACGCGGGCGCGGGCGGCGCTGAGCCGCGACTTGAGCGAGTCCCGTTCCTGCGTCAGGGCTGCGACCTGATCTGCAAGCAGTGCATTGGTGCGTTGCAGCTCGGCATGGCGCAACAGCAGGCGTTCGACGCGCTCGGCGATCTGATCGATGGTGGATGGTGTGGCCATACAGCGCCCGATTGTAGGGTTGGCGTAAAAATCGGTCGTAAAATTCGCCCGTTGGTGCTCGCGGTGTGGTTCACACGCCGCAGTTCAACGGGAAGCAGGGAGGCGCCGTACCACCGGTACCCGCCCAGCCTGCGCTGCCCCCGCAACGGTCAGCGGACGAATCACCCGATTCTCTCTCCATCCATAAGCCACTGGGCGCCTTGAACAAGCGCCTGGGAAGGCATTGGGGGGGTGTTCCGCCAGCCCGGATACCGGCCAACACGGTGGCTGCGTGCGCTCTTTTTTGGCGCTGCGCGGCTGTATCACCCATACGCTGGCGGGAGGCCGGCCCGGGTTGTTTGTTGATCTTGATTCCCATGAAAATCCGTACCCTTCGTGCGCGCCCTGTGGCGTCGTTGCGCCTGTCCGCACCGCGCCTGGCCATGCTGTCCCTTGTTGCGGGCAGCGCCTGCACCGCCTTGGCCCAGACTGCCCCGGCCTCCGGTGAGCTGCTGGCGCAGAACCTGCGCGCGCCCTCGTTGTCTGAAACCGTGGTGGCCGCCACGCGCACGCCGCAGCCACTGTCCGACCTGGTGGCCGACATCTCCATCGTGGACCGCGAAACCATTGAAAGCAGTGGTGCCACCGGCCTGGCCGACCTGCTGGCCCGCCTGCCCGGTGTCGAGTTCTCGCGCAATGGCGGCCCGGGCAGCACTACCGGCGTCTTCTTGCGTGGCGCAGAGTCGCGCTTCACCGCGGTGTACATCGATGGGGTACGCATCGACTCCCAATCCACCGGCGGCGCACCCTGGGAGAGCATTCCCCTGGGCCTCATCGACCGCATTGAAGTGCTGCGTGGCCCGGCGGGTGCCGTTTATGGTTCGGATGCCCTGGGTGGTGTGGTGCAGATCTTCACCAAGCGCGGCGAAAACGGCACGGCGCCGTACGTGGGCGTGGGTGTGGGCAGCCACAACACCACCAGGCTAGAGGCGGGGATCAGCGGTGCCAGCGGCACGCTGGACTACGCCCTGGGGTTGGCGCGTGAAGACAGCAAGGGCTTCAACGCGCGCCCTGTCGCCGGGCAGAACCCGGACCGCGACGGCTACCGCTCCACAGCGGGCCACGCGCGGGTAGGCCTGCAGGTGAACGCAGTGCATCGCCTCGAAGG from Acidovorax sp. FHTAMBA carries:
- a CDS encoding EAL domain-containing protein; translation: MTASPSHAWLDGLQEAVWLVEETGLHILHANAAAQRLVGLTLADMVGTSVLRLACTPQDVAFWGEPAEVLADGIHSHTSLLRTDGTLVPVDRRVTRVPGDDPALSVFMVTMLDRSVQESTERELETLLSELRATLDSAADGMLVCNLEGTVRAFNQRLAQLWNIPNELLVERDDAAVYAHMVAQTQDARAYVERMAALVREPMLESTDIVTLRDGMVLEMRTVPQFIQGRPVGRVYSYRDITRQTEIQASLRLAARVFESSLDAIFIADSQHRVLRMNPGCERLVGPSAKAFEGCVAASLFGGGSDAAFMEQVLQGWAHEGFWEGELWLPRDNGTYCAVQLSWVALRDDEGRLVQSIGFMRDLTLQHAAQKRIEELAYSDVLTGLPNRLLLSQRVDTAIQGARQSDTGFAILFLDLDRFKIINDSLGHPFGDRVLQLVAERLQACLRQTDMLCRLGGDEFVIYLHGGDAVVAESVARRILDDMLKPFTLDSMGFSIQCSIGMALYPQDGATLDDLIKQADTAMYRVKERGRGSYGFYQPQMNANLLSRMQMEHAMRQALGKGLMAVHYQPQVHMATGRITGAEALIRWTDPEFGSVSPAHFIPLAEESGYIVTLGAWVMEQAVREAAMWMHGGTPIMISVNVSALEFRQPDFVERLTRLLAVHQLPPTLLELELTETILLQDAQEMEQRLLALAGLGIGLAIDDFGTGYSSLAYLKKLPIHKLKIDQSFVRGLPDDEGDRAIVSAIISMGRAMHIEVVAEGVETETQQAVLLQMQCDHYQGFLCAPGLPSEEFRAMLGKPLPLKAQGRRSPA
- a CDS encoding sulfite exporter TauE/SafE family protein — translated: MLDPLLIVELGVLGLATGFLAGLLGIGGGMLLVPFLTYILGAQQVAPDLAVKMAIATSMATIMFTSISSVRAHHKRGAVRWDIVKRLAPGIVLGGFIASLGVFSLLKGSFLAIFFALFVSFSATQMFLDKKPAPARQMPGGAGQVAAGGVIGFLSGLVGAGGGFVSVPFMTWCNVAIHNAVATSAALGFPIALANVVGYVIGGQNVTGLPAASVGYIWLPALLVIATCSVLTAPLGAKAAHNLPVKQLKRVFASLLFGLAAYMLWKGVAAL
- a CDS encoding cell division protein ZapA, which translates into the protein MKQIEVQILQQSYLLTCPEGHESRLLDAVERVDTAMTRIRDAGKVRARERIAVLAALNLAFEIADREAADLAASAISATPAPAGHQAALLPDEEHEDLQRLVQRLDQALGDDGRLI